A DNA window from Rhizobium jaguaris contains the following coding sequences:
- the phnF gene encoding phosphonate metabolism transcriptional regulator PhnF, whose amino-acid sequence MASMAETGDIRSGEGHERGRLWRSVALSLREDIRNGKLVAGMQLMTELDMARHFDVSRFTVRRALAELEKEGLIRIEHGRGLFVAEDAIPYALGERTRWTENMSRASLESQRRILASTVEEADAVTLRNLELPRGAEVVVIDSMGEVSGRPLSMARSYFPAERFRGIDELLRLNPSRTVAYRSFGINDYKRKSTRIIARLPSVREAKTLKLPKTRPVIEIHKVDVDTEGRPISFGISCFSGDRVQLVIE is encoded by the coding sequence ATGGCTTCAATGGCAGAAACCGGTGACATCCGTAGTGGCGAGGGTCACGAGCGCGGCCGGCTGTGGCGTAGTGTCGCGTTGTCGCTTCGTGAGGATATCCGCAACGGCAAGCTTGTTGCCGGCATGCAGTTGATGACCGAACTCGACATGGCCCGCCATTTCGACGTCAGCCGCTTCACCGTCCGCCGGGCGCTGGCCGAGCTGGAAAAGGAAGGCCTGATTCGCATTGAACATGGACGCGGCCTGTTTGTTGCAGAAGACGCAATTCCCTATGCGCTCGGCGAGCGCACGCGTTGGACCGAAAATATGAGTCGCGCCAGCCTCGAAAGCCAGCGGCGGATCCTGGCAAGCACGGTCGAGGAGGCCGATGCCGTCACATTGCGCAATCTCGAATTGCCGCGTGGCGCCGAAGTGGTGGTGATCGACTCTATGGGTGAGGTCAGCGGCCGGCCGCTCAGCATGGCACGCAGCTATTTTCCCGCTGAACGCTTCCGCGGCATTGACGAATTGCTGCGGCTGAATCCGTCGCGCACCGTCGCCTACCGCTCCTTCGGGATCAACGATTACAAGCGCAAAAGCACCCGCATCATTGCCCGCCTGCCAAGCGTGCGCGAAGCCAAGACCTTGAAATTGCCGAAGACGCGGCCGGTGATCGAAATCCACAAGGTCGACGTCGATACCGAGGGACGCCCGATTTCCTTCGGCATCTCCTGCTTCTCCGGCGACCGCGTCCAGCTCGTTATCGAATAA
- the phnK gene encoding phosphonate C-P lyase system protein PhnK: protein MAAVSTPRRAPLMRVNGISKTFGDVAACKDISFTLYPGEVIGIVGESGSGKSTLLNCLSARMKPDAGSIEYDTRRHGLIDILSLSEPERRMLMRTDWGIVHQNPRDGLRMNVSAGGNVGERPMAVGERHYGEIRANAEDWLSKVELDIARTDNKPTTFSGGMQQRLQIARNLVTKPRLVFMDEPTGGLDVSVQARLLDLLRGLVRELGIAAIVVTHDLAVVRLLADRLTVMWRGDVVEQGLTDQVLDDPHHPYTQLLVSSVLQV, encoded by the coding sequence ATGGCTGCTGTTTCAACTCCACGCCGCGCGCCGCTGATGCGCGTCAACGGCATCTCCAAAACATTCGGCGATGTCGCCGCCTGTAAGGATATCTCCTTCACGCTTTATCCCGGCGAAGTCATCGGCATCGTCGGCGAGTCCGGCTCCGGCAAGTCGACGCTGCTGAACTGCCTCTCGGCCCGCATGAAGCCTGATGCCGGCAGCATCGAGTACGATACACGCCGGCATGGTCTGATCGACATCCTGTCGCTCTCCGAACCGGAGCGGCGGATGTTGATGCGCACCGATTGGGGCATCGTCCATCAGAACCCGCGCGACGGCCTCAGAATGAATGTCAGCGCCGGCGGCAATGTCGGCGAGCGGCCGATGGCGGTCGGCGAGCGTCACTATGGCGAGATCCGCGCCAATGCCGAGGATTGGCTCTCCAAAGTCGAGCTTGACATTGCCCGCACCGATAATAAGCCGACTACCTTTTCGGGCGGCATGCAGCAGCGCCTGCAGATCGCCCGCAATCTGGTGACCAAGCCACGCCTCGTCTTCATGGACGAGCCGACCGGCGGCCTCGACGTTTCGGTACAGGCTCGCCTGCTCGATTTGCTGCGCGGGCTGGTGCGCGAACTCGGCATCGCCGCCATTGTCGTCACGCACGATCTTGCGGTCGTCCGCTTGCTCGCCGACCGGCTGACGGTGATGTGGCGTGGCGATGTCGTGGAGCAGGGCCTGACCGATCAGGTGCTGGACGACCCGCACCATCCCTACACCCAGCTTCTGGTTTCCTCCGTGTTGCAGGTCTGA
- the phnE gene encoding phosphonate ABC transporter, permease protein PhnE, with amino-acid sequence MTSSTLLPETGEIAAWRYAHPELFARPFAERWRSRGIALLLAAIFVFGLWWIDATPMRFWNGAGRLGFLIKLMLPPSSGGVFGTYLQALGETLAMAFFGTFLSTIVAFPLGFLGARNVVPNIFLHFGFRRVLDVLRGIDILIWALIFVSAVGMGPFAGVLAIAFSDVAFLTKIYAEAIENVDRKPIEGTQAAGANQLQAIRLAVVPQVLPVILSSALYFFESNVRAATILGIVGAGGIGLELSQQILVNNWDQALFIIIMMLVAVAIIDSISRRIRLKIIGGK; translated from the coding sequence ATGACCAGCTCTACCCTTCTTCCTGAAACGGGCGAAATTGCAGCTTGGCGCTACGCACATCCGGAGCTTTTCGCCAGACCCTTCGCAGAGCGTTGGCGCAGCCGCGGCATCGCGCTGCTGCTGGCGGCAATCTTCGTGTTCGGCCTCTGGTGGATCGACGCCACACCGATGCGATTCTGGAACGGTGCCGGAAGGCTCGGCTTTCTCATCAAGCTGATGCTGCCGCCCTCGAGCGGAGGTGTGTTCGGCACCTATCTGCAGGCGCTCGGCGAAACGCTGGCCATGGCCTTCTTCGGCACGTTTCTGTCGACCATCGTCGCCTTTCCGCTCGGCTTCCTCGGCGCGCGCAACGTCGTGCCGAACATCTTCCTGCATTTCGGCTTCCGCCGCGTGCTCGACGTGCTGCGCGGCATTGATATCCTGATCTGGGCGCTGATCTTTGTTAGCGCCGTCGGCATGGGCCCCTTTGCCGGCGTGCTCGCCATCGCCTTTTCCGACGTCGCATTCCTCACCAAGATCTATGCCGAGGCGATCGAGAATGTCGACCGCAAGCCGATAGAGGGCACGCAGGCCGCCGGTGCCAACCAGCTGCAGGCGATCCGCCTGGCCGTCGTGCCGCAGGTGCTGCCCGTCATCCTGTCCAGCGCGCTCTATTTCTTCGAATCCAACGTCCGCGCCGCCACCATCCTCGGCATCGTCGGCGCCGGCGGCATCGGCCTGGAGTTGTCACAGCAGATACTGGTCAACAATTGGGATCAGGCGCTGTTCATCATCATCATGATGCTGGTTGCCGTCGCCATCATCGATTCCATCTCACGGCGAATTCGACTGAAGATCATTGGCGGCAAGTAA
- a CDS encoding carbon-phosphorus lyase complex subunit PhnI, with amino-acid sequence MYVAVKGGERAILNSHKLIAEERRGDTSEPELSVGQIESQFGLAVDRVMTEGSLYDRELAALALKQAQGDVVEAVFLLRAYRTTLPRIGVTEPIDTADMDIERRVSAAFKDLPGGQVLGPTYDYTHRLLDFGLMEREGSAPQAEIANQPLDGSMPRVTDIVGQEDFMEHEIPVREGEPVYDLTRQPMAFPANRDQRLQNLARGDEGFLTALAYSTMRGYGGSHPYVGEIRMGEVPVEFVPEELGFAIEIGDIVVTECQMINQFGGSKTEAARFTRGYGLALGKSERKAMAMSLVDRALRCHELGEMAQFPAQDEEFVLYHTDNVEAAGFVSHLKLPHYVDFQGDLQLLRGLRAEFEARQTKEAAE; translated from the coding sequence ATGTATGTTGCAGTCAAAGGCGGCGAACGCGCCATTTTGAATTCCCACAAGCTGATTGCCGAGGAGCGGCGCGGCGATACGTCGGAACCGGAGCTTTCGGTCGGCCAGATCGAAAGCCAGTTCGGCCTCGCCGTCGATCGGGTCATGACCGAAGGCTCGCTCTACGATCGCGAATTGGCAGCACTGGCGCTGAAGCAGGCGCAGGGCGACGTAGTGGAGGCCGTGTTCCTGCTGCGCGCCTATCGCACGACCTTGCCCCGCATCGGCGTCACCGAGCCGATCGACACGGCAGACATGGACATCGAGCGCCGTGTTTCGGCCGCCTTCAAGGACCTGCCGGGCGGCCAGGTGCTCGGCCCGACCTACGACTATACCCACCGCCTGCTGGACTTCGGTCTGATGGAGAGGGAAGGTTCGGCGCCTCAGGCGGAAATCGCCAATCAACCGCTCGATGGCTCCATGCCGCGCGTCACCGATATCGTGGGGCAGGAGGATTTCATGGAGCATGAGATCCCCGTCCGTGAAGGCGAGCCGGTCTACGACCTCACACGCCAGCCCATGGCCTTTCCGGCAAACCGCGATCAGCGGCTGCAGAACCTGGCGCGCGGCGACGAAGGGTTTCTCACCGCGCTCGCCTATTCGACGATGCGCGGTTACGGCGGCAGCCATCCCTATGTCGGCGAAATCCGCATGGGCGAAGTGCCAGTCGAATTCGTGCCGGAGGAACTGGGCTTCGCCATCGAGATCGGCGACATCGTCGTCACCGAATGCCAGATGATCAATCAGTTCGGCGGCTCGAAGACGGAAGCTGCCCGCTTCACGCGCGGTTACGGCCTGGCGCTGGGCAAGAGCGAACGCAAGGCCATGGCGATGTCGCTGGTCGACCGGGCGCTGCGCTGCCACGAACTCGGCGAGATGGCGCAGTTCCCCGCACAGGACGAGGAATTCGTCCTCTATCACACCGACAATGTCGAGGCGGCCGGCTTCGTGTCGCATCTGAAGCTTCCCCACTATGTCGATTTCCAAGGCGACCTCCAGCTGCTGCGCGGTCTGCGCGCGGAATTCGAGGCACGCCAAACCAAGGAGGCAGCCGAATGA
- a CDS encoding serine hydrolase domain-containing protein, translating into MHFPDDEWQVDGSGYDAELLEDALQAASDFGAISAAIVHRGKVLAWGGDPKQKVLIRSVRKSLLSALIGIEVKEGRIDLGATLKDLDIDDVEPALTDAEKQATVRDLIMARSGIYHPALAESAEMKAARPARGSHPVGTFWYYNNWDFNALGTIYERASGHSVLEGFQRYIAGPIGMRDFRLDDCAFLRGEDSIHSAYHIHLTLRDMARFGHLYLNEGNWKGHQIVPREWVLESVTAHSVMPAIGSYGYMWWTTGPDGKAQREGSTIAAQLPAFRYFAHGHHGQMIAVMPEKQLVLATLATSKTKTQADWARLSDFMLSASKAIS; encoded by the coding sequence ATGCATTTTCCTGATGACGAATGGCAAGTCGATGGCAGCGGCTATGATGCCGAATTGCTGGAAGACGCTTTGCAGGCAGCCTCCGATTTTGGCGCAATCAGCGCTGCGATAGTTCACCGCGGAAAGGTGCTCGCCTGGGGCGGCGATCCAAAGCAGAAAGTGCTGATCAGATCGGTCCGGAAAAGTCTGCTGAGCGCCCTGATCGGCATTGAAGTGAAAGAAGGCCGCATCGATCTCGGCGCGACGCTGAAGGACCTCGACATCGACGACGTGGAACCGGCACTCACGGATGCTGAAAAGCAAGCCACCGTCCGCGATCTGATCATGGCGCGTTCTGGGATCTATCATCCCGCGCTGGCCGAAAGCGCGGAGATGAAGGCGGCGAGGCCGGCGCGGGGATCACACCCTGTCGGCACCTTCTGGTACTACAACAATTGGGATTTCAATGCGTTGGGCACGATCTACGAGAGAGCCAGCGGCCATTCCGTATTAGAGGGATTTCAACGATATATAGCCGGACCGATCGGCATGCGGGATTTCCGGCTTGATGATTGCGCGTTTCTTCGAGGCGAGGACTCCATCCATTCCGCCTACCACATCCACCTGACGCTCAGAGACATGGCGCGCTTCGGACATCTCTATCTCAATGAGGGCAATTGGAAGGGACACCAGATTGTTCCGCGCGAATGGGTTCTGGAAAGCGTCACCGCCCATTCTGTAATGCCTGCCATAGGCAGCTACGGTTACATGTGGTGGACGACGGGGCCGGATGGCAAGGCGCAGAGAGAAGGCAGTACCATTGCCGCCCAACTTCCGGCGTTCCGATATTTTGCCCATGGCCACCACGGACAAATGATTGCCGTCATGCCGGAGAAACAGCTTGTCTTGGCAACCCTTGCGACGAGCAAAACCAAGACTCAGGCCGACTGGGCAAGGCTTAGCGACTTCATGTTGTCGGCATCAAAGGCGATTTCCTGA
- the phnL gene encoding phosphonate C-P lyase system protein PhnL, translating to MNDDNNSASTPISVRSLSKTFTLHTQGGTRIPVFADLDLDVRRGECVCLHGPSGAGKSTLLRSLYANYKPHKGSILVEHDDTVVDLATAEPWEVVEVRRRTIGYVSQFLRVIPRVPTLDIVAEPALMRGISREDAEAKAKALLTRLRIPERLWSLAPATFSGGEQQRVNIARGFAVDYPILLLDEPTASLDAQNRHTVIDIILEAKARGSAIVGIFHDQEVRDAVSDRLFEVLAYQGSAA from the coding sequence ATGAACGACGATAACAACTCCGCAAGCACGCCTATCAGCGTTCGCTCGCTGTCAAAAACCTTCACGCTTCACACGCAGGGCGGCACGCGCATCCCGGTCTTCGCCGATCTCGATCTCGATGTGCGGCGCGGCGAATGCGTTTGCCTGCACGGACCTTCGGGCGCCGGCAAGTCGACGCTGCTGCGTTCGCTTTATGCCAATTACAAGCCGCACAAGGGTTCGATCCTGGTCGAGCATGACGATACCGTAGTCGATCTCGCGACGGCAGAGCCTTGGGAAGTGGTGGAAGTCCGCCGCCGCACTATAGGCTATGTCAGCCAGTTCCTGCGCGTCATCCCGCGCGTGCCGACGCTGGACATCGTCGCCGAACCGGCTCTGATGCGCGGCATCTCCCGTGAAGATGCCGAAGCGAAAGCCAAGGCGTTGCTCACGCGGCTCCGCATCCCCGAACGGTTGTGGAGCCTGGCGCCGGCGACCTTTTCCGGCGGCGAGCAGCAGCGCGTCAACATTGCCCGCGGCTTCGCGGTCGATTACCCCATCCTGCTGCTGGACGAGCCGACGGCCTCGCTGGACGCTCAGAACCGCCACACTGTCATCGACATCATTCTCGAGGCGAAGGCACGCGGCTCGGCGATCGTCGGTATCTTCCACGATCAGGAAGTGCGCGACGCCGTTTCAGACCGTCTCTTCGAAGTTCTGGCTTATCAAGGGAGCGCAGCGTGA
- the phnH gene encoding phosphonate C-P lyase system protein PhnH, which yields MSVAIDTRNLKPGFAEPIFDTQATFRGILDATAYPGRVQALDRLADVPDLLMPATAAIVLTLLDFETPVWLDLENTSAAANYIRFHAGSPLVSDTAICRFAILTTASEMPPLSAFSFGDDKYPDTSCTLIVQAPSLTSGKPMRWTGPGIQHATTCSIDGLPDGFWQDWDDNHGLYPMGVDVIFVSGSDIIGLPRGIRVEA from the coding sequence ATGAGCGTCGCTATCGATACGAGAAACCTTAAGCCGGGCTTTGCCGAGCCGATTTTCGATACCCAGGCGACCTTTCGCGGCATTCTCGACGCCACGGCCTATCCCGGTCGTGTCCAAGCGCTGGATCGGCTTGCCGACGTGCCCGACCTCCTGATGCCGGCGACGGCCGCGATCGTGCTGACCCTCCTCGATTTCGAGACGCCAGTCTGGCTCGACCTCGAAAACACCTCGGCCGCCGCAAACTATATCCGCTTCCATGCCGGTTCGCCGCTGGTCTCCGATACCGCCATCTGCCGCTTCGCCATCCTGACGACGGCGTCGGAGATGCCGCCGCTGTCGGCCTTTTCCTTCGGCGACGACAAATATCCCGACACATCCTGCACGCTCATCGTGCAGGCTCCGTCGCTGACCTCGGGAAAACCGATGCGCTGGACCGGCCCGGGCATACAGCATGCTACGACCTGCAGTATTGACGGGTTGCCGGACGGATTCTGGCAGGATTGGGACGACAATCACGGGCTCTATCCGATGGGCGTCGATGTGATTTTCGTGAGCGGCAGCGATATCATCGGCCTGCCGCGCGGCATCAGAGTGGAGGCATAA
- the phnE gene encoding phosphonate ABC transporter, permease protein PhnE: MSPMIDVGHTARIEAFHRSFAVERRKLWLQTAIYGVLLVAAVIFSAMFSGFSFRELASGLPDAWRYISSTFPELHYATLGHDLGEWYWNLPRWLELLAETALMSFVGTMAGSIAALLLCFSASRNLMRNNTLYFLSRRFLELARTVPDTVYAMIFVFAFGIGPLAGVLALAVHTTGSLGKLFSEINESVDTKPIEGVMAAGGNWPVIMRLAVLPQVMPNFMSYALLRFEYNIRSASVLGIVGAGGIGEELYLSIRQFDYPDISAIVLLIIIVVMAADLSCEAIRHRMISKESLRYTS, encoded by the coding sequence ATGTCTCCAATGATCGACGTCGGCCATACCGCCAGGATCGAAGCGTTCCACCGCTCCTTTGCGGTCGAGCGCCGCAAGCTGTGGCTCCAGACTGCGATCTATGGCGTATTGCTCGTCGCGGCGGTGATCTTCTCCGCCATGTTCAGCGGCTTCAGCTTCCGTGAACTCGCAAGCGGCCTGCCTGATGCCTGGCGTTACATATCCTCCACCTTTCCAGAGCTGCATTATGCCACGCTCGGCCATGATCTCGGCGAATGGTATTGGAACCTGCCGCGTTGGCTGGAACTGCTTGCCGAAACAGCGCTGATGAGCTTCGTCGGCACCATGGCCGGCAGTATTGCCGCGCTGCTTCTCTGCTTTTCCGCCTCGCGCAATCTTATGCGCAACAATACGCTCTATTTCCTGTCGCGCCGTTTTCTCGAGCTTGCCCGCACCGTGCCGGACACGGTCTATGCAATGATCTTCGTCTTCGCTTTCGGCATCGGACCGTTAGCCGGCGTTCTGGCGCTCGCGGTGCACACGACCGGTTCGCTCGGCAAGCTGTTTTCCGAAATCAATGAAAGCGTCGACACCAAGCCGATCGAAGGTGTCATGGCGGCGGGCGGCAACTGGCCGGTCATCATGCGGCTTGCCGTGCTGCCGCAGGTCATGCCGAATTTCATGAGCTATGCGCTGCTGCGCTTCGAATACAATATCCGCAGCGCCTCGGTGCTCGGCATCGTCGGCGCCGGCGGCATCGGTGAGGAGCTTTATCTTTCCATCCGCCAGTTCGACTATCCCGATATCAGCGCCATCGTCCTGCTGATCATCATTGTCGTCATGGCCGCAGACCTGAGCTGCGAAGCCATCCGTCATCGCATGATCAGCAAGGAATCCCTGCGGTATACCTCATGA
- the phnG gene encoding phosphonate C-P lyase system protein PhnG, giving the protein MVQDDTQDVAAGDNADRKRWMGILARAGRSELEEAWSALREQPAYEWLRQPEVGLVMVRARAGGTGDAFNMTEMSMTRCALRLADGTTGYAYVQGRDTRQAELAAVFDALMQKPEHRFAIASTVIERLEGKQAERRQQKSLKAASTKVEFFTMVRAETKK; this is encoded by the coding sequence ATGGTGCAAGACGATACACAAGACGTAGCGGCTGGCGACAATGCCGACCGGAAGCGCTGGATGGGCATCCTGGCCCGCGCCGGCCGCAGTGAACTGGAAGAGGCCTGGAGCGCTTTGCGTGAGCAGCCGGCCTATGAATGGCTGCGCCAGCCGGAGGTTGGCCTCGTGATGGTGCGGGCGCGAGCCGGCGGCACGGGCGACGCCTTCAACATGACCGAGATGAGCATGACGCGCTGCGCACTGCGGCTTGCCGACGGCACGACCGGTTATGCCTATGTCCAAGGCCGCGACACCAGGCAGGCGGAGCTTGCCGCTGTGTTCGATGCGCTGATGCAGAAGCCGGAGCATCGTTTCGCGATCGCCAGCACGGTCATCGAACGCCTCGAAGGCAAACAGGCCGAACGGCGGCAACAGAAGAGCCTGAAAGCCGCCTCCACCAAAGTCGAATTCTTCACCATGGTGCGCGCGGAGACGAAGAAATGA
- a CDS encoding alpha-D-ribose 1-methylphosphonate 5-triphosphate diphosphatase translates to MIDSLVLTNAKVILPGEVIEGTVHIARGRIDDVSTGSSAAPSAIDFNGDYLMPGIVDLHTDSLEKHVMPRPGVRFNPVLAAMAHDAQIISSGITTVLDAICIGSSLRNPERNEILMPMVEGIRTARARGLLRADHQLHMRCEITDERVVEMFEPFAADPLTRMMSVMDHSPGQRQSPDLEKYKKKQLSYRALEAEELDRAIAELMEASRAIGPVNRAALVEIGRAKGIPLASHDDETTDHITQASSEGVVICEFPTTFEAAEAAREHGLAILMGSPNIIRGGSHTGNVGAADLARRGLLDIVSSDYVPISLLQSAFALTAEDIGYDLTHAIRTITLNPATAVGLTDRGSIASGKRADLVRVSLVEGLPVVRSVWTEGRQTY, encoded by the coding sequence GTGATCGATTCACTCGTCCTGACCAACGCCAAGGTTATCCTCCCCGGGGAGGTCATCGAGGGCACCGTCCACATCGCCCGTGGCCGTATCGATGATGTCTCCACGGGGTCGAGTGCGGCCCCCAGCGCGATCGACTTCAACGGCGATTATCTGATGCCAGGCATTGTCGATCTCCACACCGACAGCCTGGAGAAGCACGTCATGCCGCGTCCCGGCGTGCGTTTCAACCCCGTGCTGGCAGCGATGGCGCATGACGCGCAGATCATTTCGTCCGGGATTACGACGGTGCTCGACGCCATCTGCATCGGCTCCAGCCTGCGTAATCCCGAGCGTAACGAAATCCTGATGCCCATGGTCGAGGGCATCCGCACCGCCCGCGCACGCGGCCTGCTGCGCGCCGACCACCAGCTGCACATGCGCTGCGAGATCACCGACGAGCGCGTGGTCGAGATGTTCGAACCTTTCGCCGCCGATCCGCTGACGCGCATGATGTCGGTGATGGATCATTCGCCGGGTCAACGCCAGTCGCCGGATCTGGAAAAATATAAGAAGAAGCAACTTTCCTACCGCGCTTTGGAAGCCGAAGAGCTCGATCGCGCAATCGCGGAGCTGATGGAAGCTTCACGCGCCATCGGTCCCGTCAATCGCGCAGCACTGGTCGAAATCGGCCGTGCCAAGGGCATCCCGCTTGCCAGTCACGACGACGAAACCACGGATCATATCACTCAGGCTTCTAGCGAAGGCGTGGTCATCTGCGAATTCCCGACGACCTTCGAAGCTGCGGAAGCCGCCCGCGAGCACGGCCTCGCAATCCTCATGGGCTCGCCGAACATCATTCGCGGCGGCTCGCACACCGGCAATGTCGGTGCCGCCGATCTCGCCCGGCGTGGGCTGCTCGACATCGTCTCGTCGGACTATGTGCCGATCAGCCTGCTGCAGAGCGCCTTCGCGTTGACGGCGGAGGATATCGGCTACGACCTGACGCATGCGATCCGCACTATCACGCTCAACCCGGCGACGGCCGTCGGTCTTACCGACCGCGGCAGCATTGCATCGGGCAAACGCGCCGATCTCGTCCGAGTCAGTCTGGTGGAAGGGTTGCCGGTGGTACGGTCTGTTTGGACGGAGGGGCGGCAGACCTATTGA
- a CDS encoding aldo/keto reductase: protein MKTRKLGKELTVSAVGLGCMGMSFAYGATNDDESIKTLHRAVDLGVTFFDTAETYGPFTNEVLVGRALKPVRDRVVIATKFGFKLDLEKSGPAAMVGVDSRPEHVKEVAEASLKRLDTDVIDLFYQHRVDPNVPIEDTVGAMAELVKEGKVRALGLSEASASTIRRAHAVHPIAAVQSEYSLWSRDPEEEVLAACRELGIGFVPYSPLGRGFLTGAIRNMSDLAADDFRRNVPRFQGENFDANAALVAKLEAFAKNNGVTAAQLALAWVLHQGDDIVPIPGARKLHHLEQNAAAADITLSAGEVQELSDIIPLEQVAGKRYSDSGLAMTNR, encoded by the coding sequence ATGAAAACCCGCAAACTCGGCAAGGAACTCACCGTATCCGCCGTCGGCCTCGGCTGCATGGGCATGAGCTTCGCCTATGGCGCGACCAATGACGACGAGTCCATCAAGACGCTGCATCGGGCCGTCGATCTCGGCGTCACCTTTTTCGATACCGCCGAAACATACGGTCCCTTCACCAATGAGGTGCTGGTCGGCCGTGCGCTGAAGCCCGTCCGGGATCGCGTCGTGATCGCAACGAAATTCGGCTTCAAGCTCGATCTGGAAAAATCTGGTCCGGCGGCGATGGTCGGCGTCGACAGCCGGCCCGAGCATGTGAAAGAGGTGGCCGAAGCCTCGCTGAAGCGCCTCGATACCGATGTCATCGACCTCTTCTACCAACACCGCGTCGATCCGAACGTTCCGATCGAAGATACCGTCGGCGCAATGGCGGAGCTGGTGAAGGAGGGCAAGGTGCGTGCGCTCGGGCTTTCCGAAGCAAGTGCCTCCACCATCCGCCGCGCCCATGCCGTGCATCCGATTGCCGCCGTACAAAGCGAATACTCACTGTGGAGCCGCGATCCGGAGGAAGAGGTGCTGGCCGCCTGCCGTGAACTCGGCATCGGCTTCGTACCTTATAGCCCGCTCGGCCGCGGCTTCCTGACCGGTGCGATCCGCAATATGAGCGATCTCGCAGCCGACGATTTCCGCCGCAACGTGCCGCGTTTCCAGGGCGAGAACTTCGACGCCAACGCCGCCCTCGTCGCCAAGCTCGAAGCCTTCGCCAAGAACAATGGCGTCACTGCGGCGCAGTTGGCGCTCGCCTGGGTGCTGCACCAAGGCGATGACATCGTACCGATCCCCGGCGCCCGCAAGTTGCACCATCTGGAGCAGAATGCCGCCGCCGCCGACATCACGCTCTCGGCCGGCGAAGTTCAGGAACTGAGCGACATCATTCCGCTCGAACAAGTGGCGGGCAAACGCTACTCCGACTCGGGGCTGGCGATGACCAACCGGTAA
- a CDS encoding alpha-D-ribose 1-methylphosphonate 5-phosphate C-P-lyase PhnJ, protein MSAAHEDKNQEKPKAGEAYNFAYLDEQKKRMIRRAILKAVAVPGYQVPFGGREMPLAYGWGTGGIQVTASVIGPKDVLKVIDQGADDTTNAVSIRRFFTRVAGVETTEATSEATVIQTRHRVPETPLAEGQILVYQVPQPEPLRGLEPRETETRKMHAYAEYGLMQVRLYEDIARFGQIVTAHSYPVMVNGRHLMSPTPIPKFDNPKMTHNPAIQLFGAGREKRIYAVPPYTTVRSLDFDDHPFKVQSWKSCCALCGATDSYLDEVVTDDKGGRMFVCSDTDHCATRRAAGHVGPEGGNPTALALTSLNETEKEPS, encoded by the coding sequence ATGAGCGCGGCCCACGAAGACAAGAACCAGGAAAAACCGAAGGCCGGTGAAGCCTATAACTTCGCCTATCTCGACGAGCAGAAGAAGCGAATGATCCGCCGCGCGATCCTCAAGGCAGTCGCCGTACCCGGTTATCAGGTGCCGTTCGGCGGCCGCGAGATGCCGCTCGCCTATGGCTGGGGCACCGGAGGCATCCAGGTGACGGCAAGCGTCATCGGCCCGAAAGATGTCTTGAAAGTCATTGACCAGGGCGCCGACGATACGACGAACGCCGTTTCCATCCGCCGCTTCTTCACCCGCGTCGCCGGCGTGGAGACGACCGAGGCGACCTCCGAGGCTACCGTCATCCAGACCCGCCATCGCGTGCCGGAAACGCCGCTCGCAGAGGGGCAAATCCTCGTCTACCAGGTGCCGCAGCCGGAACCCCTGCGCGGCCTCGAACCGCGCGAAACCGAGACGCGGAAGATGCATGCCTATGCCGAATATGGGCTGATGCAGGTACGTCTCTACGAGGATATCGCCCGCTTCGGCCAGATCGTCACTGCGCACAGCTATCCGGTCATGGTCAATGGCCGGCACCTGATGTCGCCGACGCCGATCCCGAAATTCGACAATCCGAAGATGACGCACAATCCGGCTATCCAGCTTTTCGGCGCCGGCCGCGAAAAGCGCATCTATGCCGTGCCGCCCTACACGACGGTTCGCAGCCTCGATTTCGACGATCATCCTTTCAAGGTGCAGAGCTGGAAAAGCTGCTGCGCGCTTTGCGGCGCGACCGACAGCTATCTCGACGAAGTCGTCACCGACGACAAGGGCGGCCGCATGTTCGTCTGCTCCGATACCGACCATTGCGCCACCCGCCGCGCGGCCGGCCATGTCGGCCCGGAAGGCGGCAATCCGACGGCATTGGCGCTGACCTCGCTCAACGAAACCGAGAAGGAGCCGTCGTAA